A genome region from Nitrospirota bacterium includes the following:
- the bamA gene encoding outer membrane protein assembly factor BamA, whose amino-acid sequence MPRLFFVLFLIGITARAFAAPQGESSPDDPHEHSAHSATLLAEIRFEGNERVEKEILLREIQSKIGSELDENTVSEDLKRLYKLKYFKDIRVLMDEAEGRTVLTFKIVEKPLVKEHKIVGNKKVAKEKIEETIKIKDRTFLDMEVLKRDLEAIKKLYEQEGYYLAEVLYELEFKPTNQVIVHYKATEGDKVQVRRINFVGNTTFTDDELKEAAETKESDAFSWATDKGRYQKDIFLDDVEKVKAFYLNNGFIQVQVLDPVAQLSKNRKWIYVSMAVKEGERFKIGSVTFTGDLEFTPKELDELANTEPDHYFSRDQVSKDIFAVTEKYGDLGYAFAEVEPLTDIREDKREVDINFRIKKGNKVYFRRINVVGNTTSRDKVVRRELKVAEGDLYSISRLRQSREKIYRLGFFEEVDFQTRRVIGMDLLDVDVKVKEGSTGALQVTGGYSTFEGFIFMAQIQQANLLGYGHQLSISGSFSKRSQIFSFDYLDPYFLDTNWSLGFQAFRTQTRSYRGFVIDNTGGQVRAGYLIGENTRLFWTYELKTSEVSERRTRFPYKGLSSSGELSIRRNTRNHPFDPSSGSLNSASVQLAHDAMGSDFNFAKYEGSSSWYIPLLFKIVYSTRLRGAYLQQIGSVPPPYFERFFAGGLGSVRGYNSLSLTPTTIVCGDEEFQSDCSRRAEVALGGNKEAVFNNEIIFPLIPPAGLKWVVFYDVGNVFQEGDFVDPRKLRQGWGFGIRWFSPIGPLRFEWGFPIRKRADEPTPVFEFFIGSLF is encoded by the coding sequence ATGCCGAGGCTTTTCTTCGTCCTCTTCCTGATCGGAATCACCGCGCGTGCCTTCGCGGCGCCGCAAGGCGAATCCTCACCGGACGATCCCCATGAACACTCTGCCCACTCCGCCACGCTCCTGGCCGAAATCCGCTTTGAGGGGAACGAACGAGTCGAAAAAGAGATCCTCCTGAGGGAAATCCAGTCCAAGATCGGCTCCGAGCTCGATGAGAATACCGTCAGTGAAGATCTCAAGCGACTCTACAAACTGAAGTACTTCAAAGACATCCGTGTCCTGATGGACGAAGCGGAGGGCCGCACGGTCCTCACCTTCAAGATCGTGGAGAAACCCCTCGTCAAGGAGCACAAGATCGTCGGCAACAAGAAAGTCGCCAAAGAGAAAATCGAAGAGACGATCAAGATCAAAGATCGCACGTTTCTCGACATGGAAGTCCTCAAGCGCGACCTCGAAGCGATCAAGAAACTCTACGAGCAGGAGGGATATTATCTGGCCGAGGTCCTCTACGAACTGGAATTCAAGCCCACAAACCAGGTCATCGTGCACTACAAGGCCACGGAGGGCGACAAGGTCCAGGTTCGAAGAATCAACTTTGTCGGCAACACGACGTTTACGGATGATGAGCTCAAAGAGGCGGCCGAAACCAAGGAGAGCGACGCCTTCTCCTGGGCCACGGACAAGGGTCGCTACCAGAAAGATATCTTTCTGGACGATGTGGAAAAGGTAAAAGCCTTCTACCTCAACAACGGTTTTATCCAGGTGCAGGTGCTGGATCCGGTGGCCCAACTCAGCAAGAACCGGAAATGGATCTACGTTTCAATGGCCGTCAAAGAAGGCGAACGGTTCAAGATCGGGAGCGTTACCTTCACCGGTGACTTGGAATTCACCCCGAAAGAGCTGGATGAGTTGGCCAACACCGAACCGGACCATTACTTCAGCCGAGATCAGGTCAGCAAGGATATTTTCGCCGTCACGGAGAAATATGGGGACTTGGGCTATGCCTTCGCCGAGGTGGAACCCCTCACGGACATCCGGGAGGACAAGCGGGAAGTGGACATCAACTTCCGCATCAAGAAGGGAAACAAGGTCTACTTCCGGCGGATCAACGTCGTGGGCAACACCACATCACGCGACAAGGTCGTGAGACGGGAGCTGAAAGTGGCCGAAGGCGACCTCTACTCCATTTCGAGACTCCGCCAAAGCCGCGAGAAGATCTATCGGCTTGGTTTCTTCGAGGAGGTGGATTTCCAGACCCGCCGCGTGATCGGGATGGACCTCCTGGATGTCGATGTGAAAGTGAAGGAAGGCTCGACCGGCGCGTTGCAAGTCACCGGCGGCTACAGCACGTTCGAGGGTTTCATCTTCATGGCGCAGATCCAGCAGGCCAATCTTCTGGGCTACGGGCACCAGCTCTCCATATCCGGCTCTTTCAGCAAACGGTCGCAGATCTTCTCCTTCGACTACCTGGATCCCTACTTCCTCGACACCAACTGGAGTCTCGGCTTCCAGGCCTTTCGCACGCAGACCCGGTCCTATCGAGGTTTCGTCATCGACAACACCGGCGGCCAGGTCCGCGCCGGATATCTCATCGGAGAAAACACACGCCTCTTCTGGACGTATGAACTCAAAACCAGTGAAGTCAGCGAGCGGCGCACCCGATTCCCCTACAAGGGGCTGAGTTCAAGCGGCGAGCTCTCGATACGGCGCAACACCCGAAACCATCCATTCGATCCCTCCAGCGGTTCGCTCAACTCCGCCAGCGTCCAACTCGCGCATGACGCCATGGGCAGCGATTTCAATTTCGCCAAGTACGAAGGCTCCTCCTCGTGGTACATCCCGCTGCTCTTCAAGATCGTCTATTCCACCCGCCTCCGCGGCGCCTATCTCCAACAGATCGGCTCGGTGCCGCCGCCCTACTTCGAACGATTCTTCGCCGGCGGTCTCGGCTCCGTTCGCGGGTACAACAGCCTGAGCCTCACGCCGACAACCATCGTGTGCGGCGACGAAGAGTTTCAGTCCGACTGTTCCCGACGGGCGGAAGTGGCGCTCGGCGGAAACAAGGAGGCGGTCTTCAACAATGAGATCATCTTCCCTTTGATCCCCCCCGCGGGGTTGAAATGGGTCGTGTTCTACGACGTGGGAAACGTTTTTCAGGAGGGCGACTTCGTCGATCCCCGGAAACTCCGCCAAGGCTGGGGGTTCGGCATCCGCTGGTTCTCCCCCATCGGCCCCCTCCGCTTCGAATGGGGCTTCCCCATCCGCAAACGGGCCGACGAACCGACCCCCGTCTTCGAATTCTTCATCGGATCTCTGTTTTGA
- the trpS gene encoding tryptophan--tRNA ligase — MEEVVVSGMRPTGKLHLGHLHGVLTNWVQLQSKYRCFFFVADWHALTTEFEDTRGLQDSVVEMVIDWLTAGLDPEKSVIFLQSDVKQHAELHLLFSMITPLGWLERNPSYKDLLSQLPDKDLSMYGFLGYPVLQTADVVLYKATKVPVGVDQVAHLELAREIVRRFNHLFKLALPEPQPMLTEVPKLLGTDGRKMSKSFNNAIYLSDPPDVVEKKVRSMVTDTRRIRKTDPGHPEECVLFPYHKLHTPAGEVARIDKDCRSATLGCVEDKGLLIESLKQTLGPFQQKRKIFESDRNRVMGILRDGAARARVVAEQTMQDVRRAVMSTS, encoded by the coding sequence ATGGAGGAAGTGGTGGTCAGCGGCATGAGGCCGACGGGGAAACTACATCTCGGTCATCTCCACGGCGTTCTCACCAACTGGGTGCAACTCCAGTCGAAGTACCGCTGTTTCTTCTTCGTGGCCGACTGGCACGCGCTCACTACCGAATTCGAGGATACCCGGGGCCTTCAGGACAGTGTGGTGGAGATGGTGATCGACTGGCTCACGGCGGGCCTCGACCCCGAGAAAAGCGTGATCTTCCTCCAATCCGACGTGAAACAACACGCGGAACTCCACCTCCTCTTCTCCATGATCACCCCGCTGGGCTGGCTCGAACGCAACCCCAGCTATAAGGACCTCCTGTCCCAACTTCCGGACAAGGACCTTTCGATGTACGGGTTCCTCGGCTACCCTGTTCTCCAGACGGCCGACGTCGTCCTTTACAAAGCAACGAAGGTTCCCGTCGGGGTCGATCAAGTGGCCCACCTCGAACTCGCCCGAGAAATCGTGCGCCGCTTCAACCATCTGTTCAAACTCGCCCTCCCGGAACCCCAGCCCATGCTCACCGAGGTGCCCAAACTTCTTGGCACGGATGGACGAAAGATGAGCAAAAGCTTTAACAATGCGATCTATCTTTCCGATCCACCGGATGTTGTTGAAAAGAAAGTGAGAAGCATGGTGACCGACACCAGGAGGATTCGGAAGACCGATCCGGGACATCCGGAGGAATGTGTCCTCTTCCCCTACCACAAACTTCACACCCCCGCAGGCGAAGTCGCCCGGATCGACAAAGATTGCCGCTCCGCCACCCTGGGATGCGTCGAGGACAAAGGTCTCCTGATAGAAAGTCTCAAGCAGACCCTCGGCCCGTTCCAGCAGAAAAGGAAGATCTTCGAATCCGACCGGAATCGAGTGATGGGGATCCTTCGCGACGGCGCCGCCCGCGCGCGTGTGGTCGCCGAACAGACCATGCAGGACGTCCGCCGCGCCGTCATGTCTACCTCATGA